The Watersipora subatra chromosome 7, tzWatSuba1.1, whole genome shotgun sequence genomic interval CCTCTCATGATCATGCACATGTGTCTGCCAAAACAGTAGTACTTATCATAGATGTGTCCATAACAATACAGCAGTGCTTATCATAGATGTGTACATAACAATACAGCAGTGCTTATCATAGATGTGTCCATAACAATACAGTAGTACTTATCATAGATGTGTCCATAACAAGAAATACTGTTAATCCACTATGAATGCAATTTGCAAGACGGAATGAAAAGCTTAAGAAAATCTCTGATATATTAACTGtaactattaatataatatattaataatacatatattttaataatatattaataacataattGTAATATATTAATTGCCAGCAACAAAAAGACAAATTTTTACCGagtattttcattatttataaACCTTGCAAACTAAATAGCTCAAAGACAGGCTCAAAGCAGGTTCACGACGGACTGAAGACAGGTTCCAAAGAGACAGGCACCAGAAAATATTTCAAACCAAAATAGTTTAACCATATCTATCTTCATTGGTTGCAAGAATGACCTCTTGTTGCATGAAAACCAACAAATTTACCTGTTTTACCAATTCCATTTGTCTATTTtactcatatcatattgtaaccAGTAATTGATAAAATTgacaacaaaaattaaataagTAACCTTGACTGACACTTTATAagtgagaataaaataaaaaagattatcTTGCAGGCATGGCATCTTTAGCCTGAGAGACATGAACATGTTCAGTCTGTTGAGATTATCTTGCAGGCATGGCAGTGCTTAATAATCTTTCTGACGGTCAGTTGAGACACTTTAGCCTGAGAGACATGAACATGTTCAGTCTGTTGAGATTATCTTGCAGGCATGGCAGTGCTTAATAATCTTTCTGACGGCCAGTTGAGACACTTTAGCCTGAGAGACATGAACATGTTCAGTCTGTTGAGATTATCTTGCAGGCATGGCAGTGCTTAATAATTTTTCTGACGGCCAGTTGAGACACTTTAGCCTGAGAGACATGAACATGTTCAGTCTGTTGAGATTATCTTGCAGGCATGGCAGTGCTTAATAATCTTTCTGACGGCCAGTTGAGACACTTTAGCCTGAGAGACATGAACATGTTCAGTCTGTTGAGATTATCTTGCAGGCATGGCAGTGCTTAAGAATCTTTCTGACGGCCAGTTGAGACACTTTAGCCTGAGAGACATGAACATGTTCAGTCTGTTGAGATTATCTTGCAGGCATGGCAGTGCTTAAGAATCTTTCTGACGGCCAGTTGAGACACTTTAGCCTGAGAGACATGAACATGTTCAGTCTGTTGAGATTATCTTGCGGACATGGCAGTGCTTAATAATCTTTCTGACGGCCAGTTGAGACACTTTAGCCTGAGAAACATGAACATGTTCAGTCTGTTGAAACTCAAGACTTCCCTTGATGCACAATCTAAGAACATGCGAAGGGAAATAACTTCCTCAAATCAGTAAGTTGAGCCACAGACAATACAAGGAGTCACTAGAAGCCTAGACAGTTAGTGCCAAGCCATACGCAGAATGTCAAAACAAAATTACCCAGAAAATATGTATTGAAGTTatgaataaaaactattaaaaatgaGTAGATTTATACAAACACAGCAAAATTGTAAATGAGTGGATTTGCAGAAATatctcaataaaatttatacatacTTTGCTTCAATTACGACACCAACACCTGCCGGCTGAATTGCATCCAGCATAGCATTAGCAATCTGGTTTGTGAGGCGTTCCTGGATCTGAAGGCGCCTGCTAAACACTTCCACAATTCTACAACATTCAATATAATACGTATACTCTTCACCACAATCATCATGCTATTCTTGTGAAAGGCCTGACAGAGCATTAGAGGTGCTtttgtaaaagtaaaatataatcCGACATATTATATCAATTACATAACACTACCTGACATTTTTAGAGCTGTCAAACAAGTGAAATTATGCATACAAAAGTACTGGAAATGTTAAACTGAGGagacattattattttaaaagatGAAAAATCAACGATGTCTGTTCTCCTCTTCCCGTCTATCTTTCCAAACCCCAGTACATGTTCTCACCCGCAGTCGCTGTAAATTCAACACCTGCTCAAACCTGCTCTCACCTGCCGAGCCTGCTCAACTTTTGCATCTCAATTTACTCGCTTACCATAATCCAAGTTATCCAACTAGCATAATGCCAGATCTAGTACCTACAATCACTTGCCAATTGTGATCAAATCTAGCAGTTGTTCTTACATGGAACCATCCTAAACTCAAGCACCTTCTCCTACCTGTCAAAACTGCCAGACTCGAGAATCAAACCTGCTAAGCTCCAGCACCCGCTCTCACCTCGCTATTTTGCTCAGCCCTAACACTGTCCCACTGGGAAGATAACCAACAGCGACCTTGCCATAGATGGGTACCAGGTGATGTTCGCACATGGAGAAGAACTCTATGTCTTTAACTATCACCATTTCATCAGTTCCTTCCTTGAATATTGCGTCATTGATTACCCCTGCGCACGAGACCATATCTGTGCGTTAGCCATTCAGTTTAACAATACCTCAGCTTTCTATGGCACCCTCTATTTGCTGCCACAGAGCATCTAGAGATAACTCCTTATCAAAAGCTTACCACTGCGGGGTCCCGCCTGCTGTAGTGCAATAGCAGTCTAATCACAGGCGACAcggatataactatacaggccTGTGTTTGCTAACACTACCTCTGACAGTAGTTCTACCATTTAATAGCCCAAGAAACATCCAGTTTCAAACCAAATCCCTATGACCTTAGTTTGACCTAAAAATGGTGTTTTAAGTAAATCACCTATTACTTAACATTTAGCCAAGGCAGAAATTATAGATGCTAGAGGCATCAGTGTCTGTACAGCCGTCCGTCCACTGCTCAGTCAGCAGTGATTGACTTTCTACTCTACATACATTGGATGCTCACATGAGACAGAACCCTTATCACTGATTGTATTGAATATACGCAAAAGCTTCCTGTATTTAATCATGTTTCCGTACAAGTAATTGTATATTATTGATCGCACCATTAATAAGCAGGTGGCCAGATTGAACCTGTTAATTATAGTTTGATGGTGCGGCACTCTTTACTCTCCCAACACGACAATCAGTTGACAAGCTCTAATAATTGCTAATGACACTCAATATCTGGCCCCCACTTAGATGATGAGATTTATTGACCCGTTCTTTTGGTTTTCAAGCTGTCAGCAAGGGCATGCAGAGTGTCAGCATCGACAAGTAGAGTGTCAGCAAGGGCATGTAGAGTGTCAGCAAGGGCATGTAGAGTGTCAGCATCGACATGTAGAGTGTCAGCAAGGGCATGTAGAGTGTCAGCAAGGGCATGTAGAGTGTCAGCAAGGGCATGTAGAGTGTCAGCATTGACATGTAGAGTGTCAGCAATGACATGTAGAGTGTCAGCAAGGGCGTGTAGAGTGTCAACAAGGGCATGTAGAGTGTCAGCATCGACATGTAGAGTGTCAGCAAGGGCATGTAGAGTGTCAGCAAGGGCATGTAGAGTGTCAGCAAGGGCATGTAGAGTGTCAGCATTGACATGTAGAGTGTCAGCAAGGGCATGTAGAGTGTCAGCAAGGGCATGTAGAGTGTTAGCAATGACATGTAGAGTGTCAGCAATGACATGTAGAGTGTCAGCAAGGGCGTGTAGAGTGTCAGCAAGGGCATGTAGAGTGTCAGCATCGACATGTAGAGTGTCAGCAAGGGCATGTAGAGTGTCAGCAAGGGCATGTAGAGTGTTAGCAATGACATGTAGAGTGTCAGCAATGACATGTAGAGTGTCAGCAAGGGCGTGTAGTGTCAGCAAGGGCATGTAGAGTGTCAGCAATGGCATGTAGAATGGAACACCTTTGTTAGGCATTACACTACACAATTACAAGTTGCTATACAGCGATAACGTAGTGACACACACCTACATAGCGCTGCAATGCCATCGTGAAAACAGTCACGACACTCTCATTCTGTCGCTGTTTGTAAGCGAAACACACATGCGATGTACCATCtttgtgtcatggaaacatcctTAGCAACCAATGACGTTGCACCTGTGCATGCGCATTACTTTCCCGTTGCTTCATATGCAGACATACGCCGTCATACGTGACATAAGGTGTCACACAACCATCGCATTACTATAGTGCCCTATGGAAACCTGATCTGCTTGTCAGCCCAGCATAGCGCTTCCACATTGACACAtccaggtgtcactacactatcacTCTATGGAAACTGAGTATATAGTAGATGCCTTAATCACCTTCCAAGTCCTCCTCATAGCCTTTGGTGAAAAACATGAAAGCCTTTGCTGCTCTCTCGGGCGTCTTCAACAAACCCTCCCTATCTGGATCCTCCCCAACATTGACCAACATTGTCTTGATTGCTCCGCTAAGAGCTGCCAGTCTCTGCTGTTCTTCTTCTTGAATCTGACTGAACTAACAGTTGGTGATTAAATGAAGTACCATTAACCACTAACATATGTCATACAAAGCAAGAGTATAAGGACTAAATGTTCTAACTGTGGCAATCGCTAAAGATGGGAATCGTCTCCCTTACATTTTGCTTAAGCTTAAACAACCGCCAACCCTTCGGCGTACAGTTAGTTTACAATGGTGActaacacttacatgtatgtactaccaGAATATAACTGAAATATCGCTGTAGCACATTCCTAGATGACAAAGAGGATTGCTAGTAGGCAGCACATGGAGTGTCTAGTTATTGTATCTTTTATAAGGTTCTGAGTATCTGAAAATGAAAGCGGATGGTCTCTGAATTAAAAGCTAGACAAAAGCATTCATGCAATAAAGCATTTTTTGTTCAACTCATCAGGAGTTGTCTCTCCATGTAAGATTGAGAAAGTTTCACTTGTTAGGAACAAACATGAGCCAACTAAAAGCGATTAACTGGGTGAAACGCATGTCTTagaacaataaaaatgattcTTCATTATAAGCCCATCCGGCTATTAAaatgattttcatttttaattgctGCAAGCTTTTGAATGACAATCTGCTGTCTTGCAGGATTTCAAAACTGTTGGCCAGGCTTGACATATTTATACATACTGAAAACATAATATAGCTCTACAATATTTGGTGCAGAAAGAGATCTTCACTCACTAAACTCCATACCTTTTGCTGCTACAACAGGTGAAACAAAGGAATGTATTTATAAGAGTATTTGTACAGAACCTAGTTTCAGCGTTGATGCTATGCTTGACGAATTTTGACAAATGTTTGACATTGTTGAATGCTATGAACTTAATCAGCATTCAAATAAACAAAAGTAGGTTATGCTGATGTTAGTAATATCATACTTAAAACAAGACATCATAGCAATTAGCATGATACATGACAGTAATTAGATGAACACATTGCAGAAGTTACCGCGACACATCACAAAAGGTAGGGAGCACATCACAGAAGGTAAAGTGACATACAACAGAAGGTAGATTGACACATCACAGAAGATAGAGTGACACATCACAGAAGGTAGAGTGACACACCACAGAAGGTAGAGCAACACCATGCAGCAGGTAGAGTGACACCATGCAGTAGGTAAAGTGACACTGTGCAGCAGGTTGAGTTTCACCATGCAGCAGGTAGAGGGATGCCATGCAGCATGTAGCGTGACATCATGCAGCAAGTGACGGGACGCCATGCAGCAGATAGAGTGGCGCCATGCAGCAGGTAGAGTGACGCCATGCAGCAGGTAGAATGATGGCATGCAACATTTGCATGCCATGGTGTAATGATTAGAGTAACAGAATACGAAGATAAGCATCCCACGACTCAGCACTATTGAAGAGATAATTGAAAGGTCAAAGTGAAACACATTTTCCTAAATAAAAGATTTCACGATAAGACAAGCACTAACTTACTAGATGAGCATCCTTTTGTATACTGTCATGTTCATGTCTGTCAAGACGCTCCGAGTTGGTTCTTCGTTTTGGTAAGTAGGGAAAGCCATGAGCGTCAAAAGAACTTGACTCTTTCTTGGCATAAATCTCTCTGCTCTTTTCAGACTTATCTTGCTGAGCAGCCATCTAAATGAATTATAGACTCTAAAATGAAAAACAACACTAGTAAGAATAAAAAACGGCAACATTTAAAGGATACCGAAAAACCCTGTAAGATCGTGCCAAAGCAAAGACAACTAATCGTCTGAAATGATTTTGTAACTAATGTAAGAACTTTCTTAACAAATGTAAGAAGAGCGTTCAGTAGCTTGCTGATAAAGTTCTTGATGTTCAAAATAATCTATTAAGTAATTAAGTggcataattattatataataaggAGAGAAGCGAGCTGTGTGCACTTTAAAATCAGTGTAGCGTATTAAGCTGATTATTGTAAGGTGCCTAATTTCTTTAGACAAGCATGTGGGGTGTCTCACTCACACCAAACATTTCTTTCATCAAAAGCTGTTCTCTACTAAGTGGAAGCTAGTACGGAGCACGATGTGTCTGTCTGTACCGAAAAGGAAAGCGAGGAGTAATAGCCAAACCAGTAACCGAAATAACAAATAATGTGGCACCCTTCTTTGACCACTGTTCAATGATTTCCACCTTCATTCAGTTTTGGTACCATTCCCAACAATGGGTCCTACTGCAAACACATTCTGTGGTAACATATGCAACTGAATATGTGTAAAGTTCATCATTCACTGTGTACATAGTGAATTGCTGAATTTTATAAAATGTGCAGATTCTTCAGTGAGAACACAAGTCTCAAAGGTACTTGTTTAAAATTCCTGATTTTTCCTGCATACAAATGATAGCTATTTGAACCAATACGTTAGTCTGAATAGTGCTCAACACTGAAAGTTGAGGTTTCAGTTCTTGAGCAATTCTATGCTAATCTTTTTGTTATCTCAATGCATGAGTTACCATAGcgatgaaataaattaagcaAATAATAAGTACTCTTATCATTGCCAGAAACTACTGACACACAGACAGTTTGTATGTGCATTTATTTAACGGAATTCCACAAATcaacaaacatattttttgaataaatatgTACCCCTTAGTTAACTGTTTGTCAGGCCACctttttcaaaattattaatTCTATAGACATGTACCCAGATTTTAGTAATCACACCATTTCGCTGATTGACACCTTCATCCTCTCTCCCTACAGAAaccaatataaatattaatgagCACCCTACAGCTGGTGAAGCTCATTTTCGACAGGCAGCTGAGGCCATAAAAGAAGAAGCCACAGTTGAGATCAAATTAGTGTCAATTGTGTTCTCTAGAAGCACTTATAAGATGTTAGCTCAGAGTGACCAGAAAATGTTTGCCTAAATATAAGCGGAACAAGCTGGGAAGCAGAAAGGCTACAATAAGTATAATATCTAAGGCTACAATATCTAAGGCTACAATATCTAAGGCTACAATATCTAAGGCTACAATATCTAAGGCTACAGTATCTAAGGCTACAATATCTAAGGCTACAATATCTAAGGCTACAATATCTAAGGCTACAATATCTAAGGCTACAATATCTAAGGCTACAATATCTAAGGCTACAATATCTAAGGCTACAATATCTAAGATAGACATTATTAACCtaataagaaaatgtattaaacATACTAAGAgagcaaaacaaataaaaagagCAATAAGATTTTACTGAAcatataaattgaaaaaaaaacaatattttttacagAATACTAAAAAAACCAATTAACCTTAAAATCATATGAACCTGACTCAACCTACATCTAAGAAAGCATGCATATATGTTCTATTGTCAGTTTTATTAACAGTACACTGAAGGCTATCAGCTCTCTCACTGCACTATATTACATTGAAGGCTATTGGCTCTCTCACTACACTATAATACACTGAAGGCTATTAGCTCTCTCACTGCACTATATTACATTGAAGGCTATGGGCTCTCTCACTACACTATATTACACTGAATGCTATTGGCTCTCTCACCACACTATTATAATACACTGAATGCTATTGGCTCTCTCACCACACTATTATAATACACTGAATGCTATTGGCTCTCTCACTACACTTCACTATTTTACTATATGTCCTAAAGTGACTGGATTTGTCTTGATTAAACTGATTTATGCCTTGTCATCAAACAATTGCAAGATTAATTGGCCTGTAGTAaacttattatattatagaGGTTGAGTTGACCATTAGTATGTATGTTAGAGTAGAATGTATGTTAGAGTATGTTAGAGTAGGATGCATGATTTTCCACTCTAGAAAATTTTCACATTATCTTGTATGTCATTCTATACATCGCTTACATTTGTTATAGCAGATATTTGCTAACTTTTCATTCATTACATCTGTTACATGTTTACTTGTAACAAACTTTGTTTCATGTTACAATTGTTACATGTTTACATGTAACAAACTTTGTTTCATGTTACAATTGTTACATGTTTACATGTAACAAACTTTGTTTCATGTTACAATTGTTACatgtttacttgcaacaaacttTGTTTCATGTTACAATTGTTACATGTTTACATGTAACAAACTTTGTTTCATGTTACAATTGTTACATGTTTACATGTGACAAACTTTGTTTCATGTTACAATTGTTACatgtttacttgcaacaaacttTGTGTTGAACCTTAACTAAATGTCAAACAAGCGGACAAAAACGTTTATATTATTGAcagattattatataatatatcaaattTAGGTAAACTGAAAAAAAGTCCCTGAGATGAGTCAATGTCGGAAGGCACGATTCTTGTCACTAGTGTTGGTCCTTCATCCTTCTCACCGACTTTCAGTAAAACGTTTCTAAATAAAAGTATTGCTTCTAGGACAGCATCTGATAATTTATAGCAACAACCCGTGTAGCTGTCTACTTGCCTCTCTTGTTCCATAAAAGTTATTGTCAACAAATATCTCAATGGTTGTGATGAGTCCTAGGACAATAAGCTTTGAGGAATGGCTGAAAACTGCAATTAAACTCAACTGGCCAACCATGTTCAGTCAACCAAAGAAAGGTCAATGTGCAGCTTTTTCCTTTCTCCACATACATGTTTTTTATGCGCAAGTAACATGACATTGCACCATTTACAACTACAGTGCCTATAGTGCTATTTACAAATTATCTGAACATcactcttaaaggttgacttgcaacaaaattcacattacagttatttggtatcaaaagattcaccatgtcttactctgttgtgttgtaagtgccaaatatgtggaaatgtgattacaagctcttaaaagctcaaaaacgaaaagccgctgtagattggaatctctttatttcgatgacgtaaccacgaaatttgattatcgtcttgtcacgtatgttctcacgtgaattgaaaggcctataaaaagctcaatataaaacttatcgtagtactagtttatgacaaacacttcgggttttaccgaagaccccgtatcaaatatagatgctcactactttacagttttgtttcagcattattctatcgtcaagtcgtaatctgatcatgtgacccaatactttgcaaataatttttgcagcacttttcgattatcacaggtgaccaacaggatcatcatgattatcagacaatgatatgtactccttcgagctaaggttaaaaagtttaacgattttttacggtaagttataagatatcagtgctaaaagtgacagcattaaaatgacgataaaacagacgcgtaaaaacaatagacatagttttatcgaatgcgtgaagtatatttgtgaaaatatttcgacgaataaggttgcaagaaagtgtaaacagaaaccatctctcacaactacatcacatttgagccgttttggaaagggaatccaaactacggcggtcttgtgtggctgcgattttctgttcgtttttgagcttttaagagcttgtaatcacctttccgcatattttgcacctacaacacaacaatgtaagacatggtgaatcttttcatagcaaataacggtaatgtgaattttgttgcaagtcaacctttaatataaaCTTACACAGCCAACAAGATGGTTTCAGGCAAAGACTTCTCTGCATAACTCAACTAAGCTCTACTTGCTATGACTTGGCCCGTGCTTCTGAATACTCATCTACCAAGCATGCAGTCATCTTAGATTTCAAAGAGGCTGTTAACAAGGTACTTCACAAACTCCTCATACAACAGATCCGATGAATTGACAAGATAGGTGTTAACATACTAAATTAGATTCAAGACCTCTTCACAAACAGAACCC includes:
- the LOC137399357 gene encoding GTP cyclohydrolase 1-like; translation: MAAQQDKSEKSREIYAKKESSSFDAHGFPYLPKRRTNSERLDRHEHDSIQKDAHLFSQIQEEEQQRLAALSGAIKTMLVNVGEDPDREGLLKTPERAAKAFMFFTKGYEEDLEGVINDAIFKEGTDEMVIVKDIEFFSMCEHHLVPIYGKVAVGYLPSGTVLGLSKIARIVEVFSRRLQIQERLTNQIANAMLDAIQPAGVGVVIEAKHMCMIMRGVQKTSTTAVTSTMLGVFREDPKTREEFLSFVKSK